The Pseudomonas asiatica genome has a segment encoding these proteins:
- a CDS encoding putative bifunctional diguanylate cyclase/phosphodiesterase, producing MSTPVEPLRLLLLADEPEWGALLRECTPALGGSAVLLTAPNWESVDSLFNQDRQAIVLATPALQPAPGRCELPTILLLDHEPQVAPTAVSDWLVRDQLNADTLRRSLRHVRERGVLVATLQRLAEQDPLTGIANRQGFQALLTARLAENDGRGLALGHLDLDNFRHVNDALGHQSGDRLILQVVARLKQQLEAGDQLARLGSDEFALLIDTRRDPNRAESIAERIVEALAEPYWIDGESLLLGCSLGLAHARAQGGADPLMWHAHIAMRQAKGSQGCTFHVFNERINRNARSLADLESELRRALRRDELELHYQPRLNLADGRIVGLEALVRWRHAERGLLPPSEFVPLAEQSGLIVPLGYWVISRALRDMQALCERGLEPLHMAVNLSFRQFQDSQLLATLSRLILEHGVDARWLEFELTETAVMRRNELVRQTMDALGRLGVRFSLDDFGTGFSSFVHLNSLPITLLKVDRSFVAEMEMREENRKLVHAMINLAHNLNLEVVAEGVESEEQMALLRGFGCDQVQGFLVSKPLPVGELMEFLLQATGCQLGTAL from the coding sequence TTGTCCACGCCTGTCGAACCATTGCGTTTGCTGCTGTTGGCCGATGAGCCGGAATGGGGGGCGCTGCTACGCGAGTGCACGCCCGCACTGGGTGGCAGCGCCGTACTGCTGACGGCGCCGAACTGGGAGTCGGTCGACAGCCTGTTCAACCAGGACCGTCAGGCTATCGTGCTGGCAACCCCGGCCCTGCAGCCCGCGCCCGGGCGCTGCGAGTTGCCGACCATCCTGCTGCTCGACCACGAGCCCCAGGTAGCGCCCACCGCTGTCAGCGACTGGCTGGTGCGTGACCAGCTCAATGCCGACACATTGCGCCGCTCGCTGCGCCATGTGCGCGAGCGCGGCGTGCTGGTGGCCACCCTGCAGCGCCTGGCCGAGCAGGACCCGCTGACCGGCATCGCCAACCGCCAGGGCTTCCAGGCCTTGCTGACCGCGCGGCTGGCCGAGAACGACGGCCGTGGCCTTGCCCTCGGCCACCTGGACCTGGACAACTTCCGCCACGTCAACGACGCCCTTGGCCACCAGAGTGGCGACCGCCTGATCCTGCAGGTGGTGGCGCGCCTGAAACAGCAACTGGAGGCGGGTGACCAGCTGGCGCGCCTGGGCAGCGACGAGTTCGCCCTGCTGATCGACACCCGACGCGACCCCAATCGTGCCGAATCGATTGCCGAGCGGATTGTCGAGGCGTTGGCCGAACCCTACTGGATCGACGGCGAAAGCCTGCTGCTGGGCTGCAGCCTGGGCCTGGCCCATGCCCGCGCCCAGGGTGGTGCCGACCCGCTGATGTGGCACGCGCACATCGCCATGCGCCAGGCCAAGGGCAGCCAGGGTTGCACTTTCCATGTGTTCAACGAACGCATCAACCGCAACGCCCGCAGCCTTGCCGACCTGGAAAGCGAACTGCGCCGCGCCCTGCGCCGGGACGAACTGGAGCTGCATTACCAGCCGCGGTTGAACCTGGCCGACGGGCGCATCGTCGGCCTCGAGGCGCTGGTGCGCTGGCGGCATGCCGAGCGCGGCCTGTTGCCGCCCAGCGAGTTCGTGCCGCTGGCCGAGCAGAGCGGCCTGATCGTGCCGCTGGGCTACTGGGTGATTTCCCGTGCCCTGCGCGACATGCAGGCGCTGTGCGAGCGCGGCCTGGAGCCGCTGCACATGGCGGTCAACCTGAGCTTCCGCCAGTTCCAGGACAGCCAGTTGCTGGCGACCTTGAGCCGCCTGATTCTCGAACATGGCGTGGATGCCCGCTGGCTCGAGTTCGAACTGACCGAAACGGCGGTGATGCGCCGCAACGAACTGGTGCGCCAGACCATGGACGCCCTGGGGCGTCTGGGCGTGCGCTTTTCGCTCGATGATTTCGGTACCGGGTTCTCTTCGTTCGTGCACCTCAACAGCCTGCCGATCACCTTGCTCAAGGTGGACCGCAGCTTTGTCGCGGAAATGGAAATGCGCGAGGAGAACCGCAAGCTGGTGCACGCCATGATCAACCTGGCGCACAACCTCAACCTGGAGGTGGTGGCCGAAGGGGTGGAGAGCGAAGAGCAGATGGCGTTGCTGCGCGGGTTTGGCTGTGACCAGGTTCAAGGCTTCCTGGTCAGCAAGCCGCTGCCGGTGGGGGAGTTGATGGAGTTCTTGCTGCAGGCGACCGGCTGCCAGTTGGGCACAGCCCTTTAG
- a CDS encoding c-type cytochrome, whose translation MLAVPAAVFALWAMSATAATNDDIAKRLEPVGQVCVQGQECKGMEVAAAAGGGGAKTPDEIIAKHCNACHGSGLLGAPKIGDTAAWKERADHQGGLDGILAKAITGINAMPPKGTCADCSDDDLKGAIKKMSGL comes from the coding sequence ATGCTGGCCGTACCAGCAGCCGTATTCGCCCTCTGGGCAATGAGCGCAACCGCTGCGACCAATGATGACATCGCCAAGCGCCTGGAGCCGGTTGGCCAGGTGTGCGTCCAGGGCCAAGAGTGCAAAGGCATGGAAGTGGCCGCCGCCGCAGGTGGCGGTGGTGCCAAGACGCCGGACGAGATCATCGCCAAGCACTGCAATGCCTGCCATGGCTCCGGACTGCTCGGCGCACCGAAGATTGGCGATACCGCGGCGTGGAAGGAACGCGCCGACCACCAGGGCGGCCTGGACGGCATCCTGGCCAAGGCCATTACCGGCATCAACGCCATGCCACCGAAAGGCACCTGCGCGGACTGCTCGGATGACGACCTGAAAGGGGCGATCAAGAAAATGTCCGGGCTGTGA
- the alr gene encoding alanine racemase, with product MRPARALIDLQALRHNYRLARELTGAKALAVIKADAYGHGAVRCALALEAEADGFAVACIEEALELRAAGIKAPVLLLEGFFEASELALIAEHDLWCVVHSLWQLEAIEKTQLHKPLTVWLKLDSGMHRVGLHPKDYHEAYQRLLASGKVARIVLMSHFARADELDADATAQQIAVFEAARQGLAAECSLRNSPGVLGWPQAPSDWVRPGLMLYGATPFEVAQAEAERLQPVMTLQSRVISVRELPAGEPVGYGAKFVSPRPTRVGVVAMGYADGYPRQAPNGTPVLVAGKRTQLIGRVSMDMLSIDLTDVPEATVGSPVELWGKHVLASEVAAHAGTIPYQIFCNLKRVPRDYIGE from the coding sequence ATGCGTCCCGCCCGCGCCCTGATCGACCTCCAGGCCCTGCGCCACAACTACCGTCTGGCCCGTGAACTGACCGGTGCCAAAGCCCTCGCCGTGATCAAGGCCGACGCCTACGGCCACGGCGCCGTGCGCTGTGCCCTGGCCCTGGAGGCAGAAGCCGACGGCTTTGCCGTGGCCTGCATCGAAGAAGCGCTGGAGCTGCGCGCCGCCGGTATCAAGGCCCCGGTGCTGCTGCTGGAAGGCTTCTTCGAAGCCAGCGAATTGGCCCTGATCGCCGAACACGACCTGTGGTGCGTGGTGCACTCGCTGTGGCAACTGGAAGCGATCGAAAAGACCCAGCTGCACAAGCCGCTCACCGTCTGGCTCAAGCTCGACAGCGGCATGCACCGCGTCGGCCTGCACCCCAAGGACTACCACGAGGCCTACCAGCGCCTGCTGGCCAGCGGCAAGGTCGCGCGCATCGTGCTGATGAGCCACTTCGCTCGCGCCGACGAACTGGATGCCGACGCTACCGCCCAGCAGATCGCCGTGTTCGAGGCCGCCCGCCAGGGCCTGGCCGCCGAGTGCAGCCTGCGCAACTCCCCCGGTGTGCTGGGCTGGCCGCAGGCCCCCAGCGACTGGGTGCGCCCGGGCCTGATGCTGTACGGTGCCACACCGTTCGAAGTGGCTCAGGCCGAGGCCGAGCGCCTGCAACCGGTGATGACCCTGCAATCGCGGGTGATCAGCGTGCGCGAACTGCCTGCCGGCGAGCCGGTGGGCTATGGCGCCAAGTTCGTCAGCCCACGGCCAACCCGCGTTGGTGTGGTTGCCATGGGCTATGCCGATGGCTACCCGCGCCAGGCGCCCAACGGTACCCCGGTGCTGGTCGCTGGCAAGCGCACCCAACTGATCGGCCGAGTATCGATGGATATGCTCAGCATCGACCTGACCGACGTGCCGGAAGCCACCGTCGGCAGCCCGGTCGAACTATGGGGCAAGCATGTGCTGGCCAGTGAGGTGGCTGCGCACGCGGGTACCATTCCGTACCAGATTTTCTGCAACCTGAAGCGAGTACCGCGGGACTACATCGGCGAATGA
- the rep gene encoding DNA helicase Rep has product MSRLNPRQQEARDYVGGPLLVLAGAGSGKTSVITRKIAHLIQNCGIRAQYIVAMTFTNKAAREMKERVGTLLRPGEGRGLTVCTFHNLGLNIIRREHERLGYKPGFSIFDESDIKALLSDIMQKEYSGDDGIDEIKNMIGAWKNDLILPAEALEKARNPREQTAAIVYTHYQRTLKAFNAVDFDDLILLPVKLFQEHPDVLERWQNRVRYLLVDEYQDTNASQYLLVKMLIGMRNQFTVVGDDDQSIYAWRGARPENLMLLKEDYPSLKVVMLEQNYRSTSRILRCANVLIANNPHAFEKQLWSEMGVGDEIRVIRCKNEEAEAERVAMEILTLHLRTNRPYSDFAILYRGNYQAKLIELKLQHHQVPYRLSGGNSFFGRQEVKDLMAYLRLLVNPDDDNAYLRVINVPRREIGSTTLEKLGNYATERGISMYAASEELGLGEHLDARYTERLQRFKHWLDGVRHKVALEDPIAALHEMIRDIDYENWIRQQTASDKAAEFRISNVWFLVEALKNTLEKDEEGDMTIEDAIGKLVLRDMLERQQEEEENAEGVQMMTLHASKGLEFPYVFIMGMEEEILPHRSSIEADTIEEERRLAYVGITRARQTLAFTFAAKRKQYGEIIDCTPSRFLDELPPDDLAWEGLDDAPVEVKAARGNNALADIRAMLKR; this is encoded by the coding sequence ATGTCCCGACTCAATCCCCGGCAGCAGGAAGCCCGTGACTATGTCGGCGGCCCTCTTTTGGTGCTCGCCGGTGCAGGCTCGGGCAAGACCAGCGTGATCACGCGCAAGATTGCCCACCTCATCCAGAACTGCGGCATCCGTGCCCAGTACATCGTGGCGATGACCTTCACCAACAAGGCCGCGCGCGAGATGAAGGAGCGGGTCGGCACCCTGCTGCGCCCGGGGGAAGGCCGTGGCCTGACGGTGTGCACGTTCCACAACCTGGGCTTGAACATCATCCGCAGGGAGCACGAGCGCCTAGGCTACAAGCCGGGTTTCTCGATCTTCGACGAGTCCGACATCAAGGCGTTGCTGTCGGACATCATGCAGAAGGAATACTCCGGCGACGACGGCATCGACGAGATCAAGAACATGATCGGTGCCTGGAAGAACGACCTGATCCTGCCCGCCGAAGCCCTGGAGAAGGCGCGCAACCCGCGCGAGCAGACCGCAGCAATCGTCTACACCCACTACCAGCGCACGCTCAAGGCGTTCAACGCGGTGGACTTCGACGACTTGATCCTGCTGCCGGTCAAGCTGTTCCAGGAACACCCCGATGTGCTGGAGCGCTGGCAGAACCGCGTGCGTTACCTGCTGGTGGACGAATACCAGGACACCAACGCCAGCCAGTACCTGCTGGTGAAGATGCTGATCGGCATGCGCAACCAGTTCACCGTGGTAGGCGACGACGACCAGTCGATCTACGCCTGGCGTGGCGCCCGGCCGGAAAACCTGATGCTGCTCAAGGAGGACTACCCCTCCCTGAAAGTGGTGATGCTGGAGCAGAACTACCGCTCCACCAGCCGCATCCTGCGCTGCGCCAACGTGCTGATCGCCAACAACCCGCACGCGTTCGAGAAGCAGCTGTGGAGCGAGATGGGCGTGGGCGACGAGATCCGCGTCATCCGCTGCAAGAACGAGGAAGCCGAGGCCGAACGCGTGGCCATGGAAATCCTCACCCTGCACCTGCGCACCAACCGGCCGTACAGCGACTTTGCCATCCTCTACCGCGGCAACTACCAGGCCAAGCTGATCGAACTGAAGCTGCAGCACCACCAGGTGCCGTATCGCCTGTCGGGCGGCAACAGCTTCTTCGGCCGCCAGGAGGTCAAGGACCTGATGGCCTACCTTCGCCTGCTGGTGAACCCGGACGATGACAACGCCTACCTGCGGGTGATCAACGTACCGCGCCGCGAAATCGGCTCCACCACCCTGGAAAAGCTCGGCAACTACGCCACCGAGCGCGGTATTTCGATGTACGCCGCCAGCGAGGAGCTTGGCCTGGGCGAGCATCTGGACGCCCGCTATACCGAGCGCTTGCAGCGCTTCAAGCATTGGCTGGACGGGGTGCGCCACAAGGTTGCCCTGGAAGACCCGATTGCCGCGCTGCACGAGATGATCCGCGATATCGACTACGAGAACTGGATCCGCCAGCAGACCGCCAGCGACAAGGCTGCCGAGTTCCGCATCAGCAACGTCTGGTTCCTGGTCGAAGCGCTGAAGAACACCCTCGAGAAGGACGAAGAGGGTGACATGACCATCGAGGACGCCATCGGCAAGCTGGTGCTGCGCGACATGCTCGAGCGCCAGCAGGAAGAGGAAGAGAACGCCGAAGGTGTGCAGATGATGACCCTGCATGCCTCCAAGGGCCTGGAATTCCCCTACGTGTTCATCATGGGCATGGAAGAGGAAATCCTCCCGCACCGCTCCAGCATCGAGGCCGACACCATCGAAGAGGAACGCCGCCTGGCCTACGTGGGCATCACCCGCGCGCGCCAGACCCTGGCCTTCACCTTCGCCGCCAAGCGCAAGCAGTACGGTGAAATCATCGACTGCACGCCCAGCCGGTTCCTCGACGAACTGCCACCGGACGACCTGGCCTGGGAAGGCCTGGACGATGCGCCGGTCGAGGTAAAGGCCGCACGGGGCAACAATGCCCTGGCCGATATCCGGGCAATGCTCAAACGCTGA
- a CDS encoding cupin domain-containing protein encodes MDVGERLQAIRKLKGLSQRELAKRAGVTNSTISMIEKNSVSPSISSLRKVLSGIPMSMVEFFSVELEPESPTQIVYKAHELIDISDGAVTMKLVGKSHPNRAIAFLTEVYPPGADTGAEMLTHDGEETGILLEGRLELVVGNEIFILEEGDSYYFESTRPHRFRNPFDRPARLISAATPSNF; translated from the coding sequence TTGGACGTCGGCGAACGACTGCAAGCCATCCGCAAGCTCAAGGGCCTGTCCCAGCGTGAACTCGCCAAGCGTGCCGGCGTGACCAACAGCACCATCTCGATGATCGAGAAGAACAGCGTGAGCCCGTCGATCAGCTCGCTGCGCAAGGTGCTGAGCGGCATTCCCATGTCCATGGTCGAGTTCTTCTCGGTCGAACTGGAACCTGAAAGCCCCACGCAGATCGTCTACAAGGCCCATGAACTGATCGATATCTCCGACGGTGCGGTGACCATGAAGCTGGTCGGCAAGTCGCACCCCAACCGTGCCATCGCCTTTCTCACCGAGGTGTATCCACCGGGTGCCGATACGGGGGCCGAAATGCTTACCCACGACGGCGAAGAAACCGGCATCCTGCTCGAAGGCCGCTTGGAGCTGGTGGTCGGCAACGAGATCTTCATCCTTGAAGAGGGCGACAGCTACTACTTCGAAAGCACCCGCCCGCACCGCTTTCGCAACCCGTTCGACCGGCCGGCGCGGCTGATCAGTGCGGCGACGCCTTCAAACTTTTGA
- a CDS encoding acetyl-CoA hydrolase/transferase C-terminal domain-containing protein, translated as MHLCSIDQAVEQVLSRLPAHIHMGLPLGLGKPNAFVNALYARIRELPERQLTIYTALSLGRPSLGDGLQRRFLEPFVERVFADYEELAYLTDLRNDTLPSNIRVEQFFMQPGSLLHSASAQQSYISSNYSHAARDINAKGLNLIAQLVAATPERPVHLSLACNPDITLDLLPMIAKRRAAGETILMLGQVHAELPYMPGDAELPIDTFDLLIDTAEQRRLFSTPNMPVNTQDHCIGLHASSLVRDGGTLQIGIGAMGDAVAAALLARQGDNAGYRAVLDALGAGSWQALIEREGGLDTFAQGLYGCSEMFVNGLLALAEAGLLRRPADEQGAAVLHGGFFLGPQAFYQRLRDMPLEQRARFAMTRISFINELYGQEELKRRQRRDARFINTVFGMTLLGAGVADQLEDGRVLSGVGGQYNFVAQGHALVGGRSILLLRSWREAGGEVTSNLFWNYGHCTIPRHLRDIVVTEYGIADLRGQTDSEVIARLLAVCDSRFQQGLIEQAKDAGKLAKDFQLEACFTDNTPQRLEAIRARHSRLFPEYPLGTDFTAEERDLLRALNWLKSKFKLSEVLELGKAALDAPGPEGYARHLARMQLDQPQGLKEELYQRLLLAGLQAAK; from the coding sequence ATGCACCTCTGCTCCATCGACCAGGCCGTCGAGCAAGTCCTGTCGCGCCTGCCAGCCCATATCCACATGGGCCTGCCGCTGGGCCTGGGCAAGCCCAACGCCTTCGTCAATGCGCTTTACGCCCGCATCCGCGAGCTGCCCGAACGGCAGCTGACCATCTACACGGCCCTGTCCCTCGGACGTCCGTCACTGGGTGACGGTTTGCAACGGCGCTTTCTCGAACCCTTTGTCGAACGCGTTTTCGCCGACTACGAAGAACTCGCCTACCTCACCGACCTTCGCAACGACACGTTGCCATCCAACATTCGCGTCGAACAGTTCTTCATGCAGCCCGGCAGCCTGCTGCACAGCGCGTCGGCCCAGCAGAGCTACATCAGCAGCAACTACAGCCACGCCGCACGCGACATCAACGCCAAGGGCCTGAACCTGATCGCGCAGCTGGTGGCCGCCACCCCCGAGAGGCCGGTGCACCTGAGCCTGGCCTGCAACCCCGACATCACCCTCGACCTGCTGCCGATGATCGCCAAGCGCCGCGCCGCCGGCGAGACCATCCTCATGCTCGGCCAGGTGCATGCCGAGCTGCCTTACATGCCGGGTGACGCCGAGCTACCCATCGATACGTTCGACCTGCTGATCGACACAGCCGAGCAACGCCGCCTGTTCTCCACGCCGAACATGCCGGTCAACACCCAGGACCACTGCATCGGCCTGCACGCCAGCAGCCTGGTTCGCGACGGCGGCACGCTACAGATCGGCATTGGTGCCATGGGCGATGCGGTAGCTGCCGCATTGCTGGCGCGCCAGGGTGACAACGCCGGATATCGTGCCGTGCTCGACGCGCTGGGTGCTGGCTCGTGGCAAGCGCTGATCGAACGGGAAGGGGGCCTGGATACCTTCGCCCAAGGCCTGTACGGCTGCAGCGAGATGTTCGTCAACGGCTTGCTGGCGCTGGCCGAAGCGGGCCTGTTGCGGCGCCCGGCGGACGAGCAGGGGGCGGCAGTGCTGCATGGCGGTTTCTTCCTCGGCCCCCAGGCGTTCTACCAGCGCTTGCGCGACATGCCGCTGGAACAGCGCGCACGGTTTGCCATGACGCGTATCAGCTTCATCAACGAGCTGTATGGACAGGAGGAGCTCAAGCGCCGCCAACGCCGTGATGCGCGCTTCATCAACACCGTATTCGGCATGACCCTGCTCGGCGCCGGGGTGGCCGACCAGCTGGAGGATGGCCGGGTACTCAGTGGCGTGGGCGGGCAGTACAACTTCGTCGCCCAGGGCCATGCGCTGGTGGGCGGGCGTTCGATCCTGCTGCTGCGCAGCTGGCGTGAGGCGGGCGGGGAGGTGACCTCGAACCTGTTCTGGAACTATGGCCATTGCACCATCCCCCGGCACCTGCGCGATATCGTGGTGACCGAGTACGGCATCGCCGACCTGCGTGGGCAGACCGACAGCGAGGTGATTGCGCGGTTGCTGGCGGTATGTGATTCACGGTTCCAGCAGGGGTTGATCGAGCAGGCAAAGGACGCCGGCAAGCTGGCCAAAGACTTTCAACTGGAGGCGTGCTTTACCGACAATACGCCGCAGCGGCTGGAGGCGATCAGGGCGCGGCACTCGCGGTTGTTCCCGGAGTATCCGCTGGGCACGGACTTTACGGCTGAAGAGCGGGATTTGCTGCGGGCACTGAACTGGTTGAAGAGCAAGTTCAAGCTGAGCGAGGTACTGGAGCTGGGCAAGGCAGCGCTGGATGCGCCGGGGCCAGAGGGGTATGCGAGGCATCTTGCGCGGATGCAACTGGATCAGCCGCAGGGGCTGAAGGAAGAGCTTTACCAGCGGTTGCTGCTGGCGGGCTTACAGGCTGCAAAATAA
- a CDS encoding xanthine phosphoribosyltransferase, with amino-acid sequence MEALHQKIREEGIVLSDQVLKVDAFLNHQIDPALMQLIGDEFARLFADAGVTKIVTIEASGIAPAVMTGLKLGVPVIFARKHQSLTLTENLLTASVYSFTKQTENTVAISPRHLNSSDRVLVIDDFLANGKASQALISIIKQAGATVAGLGIVIEKSFQGGRAELDSQGYRVESLARVKSLEGGVVSFIE; translated from the coding sequence GTGGAAGCACTGCATCAGAAGATTCGCGAAGAAGGCATCGTGCTTTCCGATCAGGTTCTCAAAGTCGACGCGTTTCTCAACCACCAGATCGATCCGGCGCTGATGCAGCTGATCGGTGACGAGTTCGCCCGCCTGTTCGCCGACGCGGGCGTGACCAAGATCGTCACCATCGAAGCCTCGGGCATTGCCCCGGCGGTGATGACTGGCCTGAAGCTGGGTGTGCCGGTGATCTTCGCCCGCAAGCACCAGTCGCTGACCCTGACCGAGAACCTGCTGACCGCCTCGGTGTATTCCTTCACCAAGCAGACCGAGAACACCGTGGCCATCTCGCCGCGTCACCTCAACAGCAGCGACCGCGTGCTGGTGATCGACGACTTCCTGGCCAACGGCAAGGCGTCGCAGGCCCTGATCTCGATCATCAAGCAGGCCGGCGCCACCGTGGCCGGCCTGGGTATCGTGATCGAAAAGTCGTTCCAGGGCGGCCGTGCCGAGCTGGACAGCCAGGGCTATCGCGTTGAGTCGCTGGCCCGGGTGAAGTCGCTGGAAGGTGGTGTGGTGTCCTTCATCGAATAA